The Gemmatimonadota bacterium DNA window ACCGCGAAGGCCGCGCTGCCGATCTCCGCGAACGCCTGCGCGTCCGGGACCAGGTCGAGCGTCTGCGGTGCCGGTGTGAGCGTCCAGGTGGCCACGCAGAACGCGGCGATCAGCCCCACCTTGAGTGTGGTGAACGTGCGCTGGATGAGGCTCGAGTTGCGATGCGTGGTGGCGTGCGCGGCCGTGAAGACCAGCACCAGCCCGCTGGCCAGCAGCGTGGCGTTCAGCCCGGGGAAGACGGAGGCCAGGTACGTCCCGAACGTGATGGCCGCGAGCGCGGTGGGTGCCGCGAAGCCGATGCTGGCGGACACCCAGCCCGAGATGAAGCCCGCGGCCGGGTGGTAGATGCGCCCGAGGAAGGTGTACTCGCCGCCGGAGCGGGGGAGCGCGGCGCCCAGCTCCGCGTAGGTGAGCGCTCCGCAGAAGGCGGCGATCCCGCCCACCACCCAGAGCAGCAGCAGCGCGAACGGCGAGCGGATGTCCACGAGCTGGAAGCCCAGGCTGGTGAACACCCCCGTGCCGATCATGTTGGCCACCACCACCGCGAGCGCCGTGTAGGGCCCGAAGCGGGAGGCGTGGGTGCCCGGGCGCGGCGTCCGGCGCGGGCTCGAGGTGGTGGGTGGTCATCGGGGGCCAGTGCGGTGCGTGGGGCGCCCAGCGGCGGACGGAGCCGCTCCAGGAGTCGGCACGCTATCCCGCCAGCGCCCTGTGGCCAGCCTGCCCGAGGTCAGGCCATCCCCGCGCCCCCGCGGTGCCGCGCCTTGCTGCGGCACCCCTCCCGGTGGAACGTACCCGGATGCGCCGCCCACCTGTCCTCCGCCCGCTGGAGCCGCGGACGGCTCCGCCTTCGAGAGCGCCTTCGCGCTGATCGGCTGGTCCAAGCCGCGCGCGCTGTTCGATCGCTACCTGGCCGAGCAGGCCGTGGGGCTGCGCTGGACCTGTGTGGCCGAGGTGAACGACGCACCCACGGGCTACCTCACCGTGGCGTGGCGCTCCGCGGATCCCGAGCTGGCCGCGCGTGCCATCCCCGAGATCGTGGACCTGAACGTGCTGCCGCAGCATCGCCGGAAGGGCCTGGGCTCGTCCCTGCTGGACGCCGCGGAAGCGGAGGTGGCCGAGCGCGGCGCATGGATCGGCCTGCGGGTGGGGCTGCACCGCGGCTATGGTGCGGCGCAGCGCCTCTACGTGCGCCGGGGCTACGTGCCCGACGGCCAGGGCGCGCTGTACGACGGCCTGCCCGTCCCCGAAGGCGGGACCACCGTCCTGGACGACGACGCCGCGCTGCGCATGGTCAAGCACCTCGCGCCGGGCACCGCGTCCGGCTACGTGCGGGCCCTGCGCGCGGCCTGGGGCAGCCGCTTGTTGCTCCTGCCGGCGGTGGCGGTGGTGCTGCACGACCCCGAGGGTCGTCTCCTGCTGGTCCAGGACCGCGCGTCGGGTACGTGGAGCCTTCCGGCCGGCGGCATCGAGCCCGGGGAGGACGCGGAGTCCGCAGCGCGCCGGGAGCTCCGGGAGGAGACGCAGCTCGAGGCGGAGCATCTCGAGCTGGTGGGCGCGCTGGGCGGCCCAGGCTTCCGACACACGTACCCGAACGGGGACCGGGTCGAGTACGCGTTGTTCGTGTACCGCGCCCGGGTGTCGAGCGTCGTGGCGCATCCCGACGAGGTGGAGATCGAGCGATGCGCCTGGTTCGGGCGGGAGCAGTCCCCGCCGCTCCGCTTTCCGTACCCGGAGGAGCTGCTCTGGGCGTAGCGCCGGAACGTGCCAGGGAGAGCAGACCGCCGATGGTGGCGCTGCGCTTCCCGTTCCCCGAGACGATGCTCTGGCCGTAGCCGGTCCCCGCCGCATGTCCCCCGCGGCGGCCTCCTCTCGTTTGGCTGCACGACGAGCCGATCCGAGCGAGGGGGGACCATGCGCCACGTCCGTCGAGCCCACACCCGTATCCCGGTCCGCGCGCGCTGCGCGCAGGTCCTGCGGAGCCTGCCCGGGGCCGTCCTGCTGGCCCTGTCCGCGCAGGCGGTGGAGGCCCAGGCCGCGCTGAGCGGCTTCGCCGGCAGCACCTTGATGGGCACCTACACGTCCGAGTTCGACCGGCTCGCGTACGCCCGCGCGCTGACGCGGAGCCCGAGCGTCGAGTACGCCGAGGGCGGCCTCACCAGCCGGATCTTCCAGCGGCCCGAGGCCCGCAGCAACCTGGAGATCCTGCGCAGCTACGAGCGCGAGCTGGTGGCCGGCGGCTTCACCGTCCACCTGGCCACGGCGCTCAACACGCCGATGAGCTGGCAGCTCAAGCTGCTCTACGACCCGCCGCACACGTCCACGGGCGAGCGCCGCTACGCGAAGCCGAACGGGAGCGGTGCGGTGGGTGCCCTCGATGTCGCCTTCGTGACCGGCAGCGCCGACCACTACCTGCTCGCGAGCCGCAACGCGGACGGCGCCGAGCGCTGGGTGGCCGTGCTGCTGTCCCGCTCCCGCCCCTACTACATGGTCGAAGAAGTGACCGTGGACGCCATGGAGACGGGCACGGTCGTGCTGGACCTGGAGGCCATGCGCTCCGGGATCGAGCGGGCGGGCAAGATCGCCGTCTACGACATCCACTTCGCCACCGGGAGCGCCGAGATCGAGCCCCGGTCCGCCGCCGCCCTGGAGGTGATCGCCACCTTCCTGCGCGAGACCACGGACGGTTTCTACATCGTCGGCCACACGGACGACACCGGCTCGCTGTCCACCAACCTGACGCTGTCCGAGGCGCGCGCGGCCGCCGTGAAGACCGCGCTGGTGCGCGACCACGGCGTGGACGCCGCCCGCCTGGAGACCCGCGGCGTGGGCCCGCTGTCCCCGGTCTCCACGAACCGCGACGAGTCCGGCCGCGCGCTCAACCGGCGCGTGGAGGTGGTCCAGCGCCTGCGGTGAGCCGAGCGTCGTGCAGGGCGCGGCGCGGCGGAAACACGAACGACGCGCGTGCGGAGGGGCCTCGTCCCGGAGAAGCGCCGTCCTGGAAGGGCCGGAAGGGTGCTGAACGCCTGGCATATCGCCTGCCCCCTTCCTCCCGGTTCCGAACGATTCCTCCGACCGGGATGCATCGCCGTGAAGACGACCACGCCGACCGAGAAGAAGATCGACGAGCTCTACGAGCTGATCGACGATATGGAGACCGCCCTGCTCACCACGCGCCGCCCCGACGGCATGCTGGTGACGCGGCCCATGGCCACCCAGGAGCGGGGGCCGCTGGCCGACCTCTGGTTCGTGACCAGCATCGAGACCCACAAGATCGACGAGCTGGAGCAGGACCCGAACGTGAGCCTGGGCTACTACGACGACGGGACCAAGGAGTGGGTCTCCGTGAGCGGCATCGCCACCATCAGCCAGGACCGCGCGAAGATCCGCGAGCTGCACCAGCCCGACTGGAAGGCCTGGTTCGCGGACGAGGGCGGCAACCGCGACGGCGGCCCGGACGACCCCCGCCTGGCCCTGATCCTGGTCGAGGCCGAGTCCGTCCACTACATGAAGGCCAAGCACTCCCGCCCGGTGGCCCTGTTCGAGATCGCCAAGGGCATCGTGACCGGCACCCAGCCCGATCTGGGCCGCGAGGAGCGCCTGAGCGGACGGGAGCTGGGCTGACGTCCGAGGGGCCCCGGGCCCTGCTCCGGGGCCCTCCTCCACCCGCTTTACCCCGCCTCCCGAAACGGCTACCCTACAGGTCTGTCACGCACCCGGCCGGACCCCTCGGGGCCCGGCCAGGCGCATGGGAGCGCAGGAGTGGGAACCGCCGGCGTGCTCGTCACGTCCGGAGGAAAGTCCGAGCTCCGCAGGGCAGGGTGCCGGGTAACGCCCGGGCGTCGAGAGACGACGGAAAGTGCCACAGAGAGCAGACCGCCGATGGCCCGGCAACGGGCACAGGTAAGGGTGAAAGGGTGCGGTAAGAGCGCACCGGGCCGCTGGTAACAGCGGTCGCATGGCAAACCCCACCCGGAGCAAGGCCAAATAGGGGACGAGGAGCGGCCCGCTCCGCCATCAGTCCCGGGTAGGCCGCGCCGAGGTCGGCAGCGATGCTGGCCCCAGACAAATGGTTTCCACGCGAAGCGCGATCGCCGCGAGGTGAGCGCGTCAGCGGACAGAACTCGGCTTATTCCTGCGCCACCCCGCGCGCGTGCGACAGACGCGCCCGTAGCTCAGATGGATAGAGCGTCGGCCTCCGGAGCCGAAGGTCACAGGTTCGAATCCTGTCGGGCGCATGCGAACGACCCCGGCCCCTGCAAAGGGGTCGGGGTCGTTTGCTTGGGGGCTGGCGACGGAGCGGGCCCGAGGGTGGGGTGGGGCGGGGGAGGGCCAGGTTCGACCCGATCCGCCACGTACGTGGGTCGCGAGACCAGATGCGGTCGCGAGGGCGGCGAGCCCGGCCCGCAGGGCCGGGCGAAGCCCATCCTGTCGGGCGTGGTGGGGGAGGGCTCCTAGGCCGCAACGGCACCCGACTCTGTTGCTCGACGGCATTCCGCCGAAGCGCGGTAGCCGCGTCGTTGTCCGCGTCGTAGGTTTCTCGAGGTAAACTGGATCACCCCGACCCCACAGTGTGTGTCGAAGAGCGAAGTAAGCCCGTTCACGCCCGGGCAGCCAGCTCCCGTCGAGCTTTTTACGGGCCGCGCAAGCCAAGTCGAGTCCCTGAGCGACCTCGCGCGCGCCGCGGCTCAGGGCAAGTTCAAGGTTGCATTCCTCACAGGGGAGCGCGGAATCGGCAAGAGTTCCATAGCGGCGTTCGTGAGGCGGCTGGCGGAGCAACGGTTGCACCTCCTTACGCTGCAAGTGTTCCTCGGGGGTAGCAGCAACGAGACGGAGGCAGTACGGAGAATACTTGATCGCCTCGCCAAGTCCGGCGTAGGGGCAAGTTGGTTTGAGAAGATCAAGAGTTTGTTCGGTAATCAGATAGAGGAGGTGGGGCTCTTTGGCGTTCAAGTCGGGTTTGCGCCGGACTCAGCTAAGCTGCAGAAGCTAACCGACGGTTTTGATATAGCGCTTAGAACTCTTGTTCGGCGCCTTGAAGGCGAGCGCGACGGCCTGTTCATCGTCCTGGACGATATCAACGGCCTTGCGTCCTCTGAGTCGTTTGCGCATTGGCTCAAGAGTCTCGTTGACGGTATCGCAACTTCAGGTGAGCCGCTGCCTCTCTTCCTCTTGCTGGTCGGCCTTGAGGATCGCCGCCGTGAATTGCTGAGCGCCCAGCCCTCGCTTGCGCGGGTATTCGAGTTGGTTGCCATCGATCCTTGGGATGACGACGAGGCGAGCGCCTTCTTGAAAAAGGCTTTCGATTCCGTTGGTATCAGTATCGAGGACCGCGCGCTCGAGGTACTAACGCGATACACCGGCGGTCTGCCTGTACTCGCACATGAAATCGGCGACGCCGCTTACCGCTTCGACGACGACAGCGTCATCGACAGTGACGATGCTTACCAAGCTGTCCTTGCCGCTGCGGATGTTGTCGGCCGGAAGCACGTAGAACCTCACGTTATGGAGGCAATCCGCAGCAAGCGCTATCGCACCATACTTAAGAAGATCCCGGCGAAGGGCTTGGGGCGAGAATTCAAGCGTTCTGATCTGCTTGATCACCTCGAGACGGAAGAGGTGAAAGTTGCCGATAACTTCCTCCGAAAGATGCGCGATCTCTCGGTGCTTGAGCAGATGCCGAGCGAGGGCGCCGGCTGGTACCGCTTCACCTCTGAGCTGCACTTTCTGTACTTCTTAGTTGAGTCGATTCGCTCTCAGTTGACGCAATCAGAGTAGAAGTGAGACACGGCATCTGCTTGTCCGATCCCGCGGAACTACTCTTGTCTTATGGGCAGCTTCGGCTGCTAGAAGGTCCGGCGCGTCTACGGCTGGGAACTCGTCCACGCACTCCAAGTTCCAACTGTAGATCTGCGACGTCCAGACGCGGGGCCCCGTCGCGCCTGGCTCGCGTGACACTTCGTGAGGAATCTGGAAGATGCCCGTTACAATTGGCGACACAGAACCTGAGTCCCGCGCTTCGTGACAACAGAGGGCGTCAAGATTGCTTCCGCGCTTGGGCTGCGACCTGCTGTGCTCACGATCGCCTGTTTGGTCAGAGACCAGATGCCTCGGATGCACGTTGACGGCGGGGCCTCCGGCACCGCGAGTCGAGGCGCCGTCGCCGCCTGCCGCGCTTTCAGGCAGATCGTTCCAAGAGCTTCTTCTGAGCAAGCGGAGATCTTCTTGGTGTGTGATCACCTATGTGGTGAGATTCCCCAGCGATAGTTGATAGAGCCCGAGGATCCGTCGCGTGAGGGATTAGGCCCAGCGAGTACCGGGCCACGGAAGCGTCTTCGCCGTGTAGGAGACCTCGCATGGAGTCGGGATCAAGAGCACACTCTTCCAGATCCAGCGTGTCAATCGCGCTACAACGCTCCCCCTGCTTCGGTGCGTGTCGAGCGCCACCTGAATGTGAGAGATCACAGACTTCGCCGAAGCATCGACGACCGCCTTGGATGCCCAGTTCATCAAGGTGCGCGGCGGGTCCATTGTCCGCATGGCTTGCGGCAAGGTTGAAATCAGGAAGCGACCTGCTGTCTGCGCAATCGCCTGGGCATCCGGAACTCCGTAGGTATTTCCATCGGGGTTGACGATGAACACGGGAATGCGCCGCGCCATCCGAGCGGCTGCTTCACGGATGTGTGCGTCTCGAAGTGAGGTGCCGACAAACACGCCGCAATCGGCGGCGTCCGCGGTACCGAGAAAGCGTGCGATAGCTCTGGGTATGGAGGCTGAGTCAGGATCTTCTCTCTAGAGGGAGGATCAGCGCTGAACCGAGTCGTTGGCCCCCAGCGAGTTGCAGCGTCGCCCGTCCGAACAGTGGCATCGGGTGCCGCAACTTCGTTGGGCGCCCATCAGCGCTATACCAATCAGTTGAGCCGTGCAGCTTGACGAGAAGCGGAGCGGGATGACGGCCTCGCTGAACCCGAGCCAGGGGTGCGGTCTCTCCCGTGCCGAACGGTGCGAACCCATCGTTAAGCGCCGTCTCTTCGACATTGGCGGCGAGTTCAATGGCACGGTCATAGTTGGTGGTGACGAACGTCAGGTCGGCGCTCAAACGCGCGCGCAGAACTGGCCCCCACATGAGGTGAGCACTGGCGGCGGTCACCCGTTCTGCTGCATGCTGAACGAACCATTCGACCTCGGCTCTTACTGCATCGACCCGGTCCGCTGCCTCTAATCGCTCGCCGATCAACTCTAGGGGCTCTCGCGCGAGTGCGAGGCGGTCAATACCATCGATGAGAACCTCGATGTCGTCAGTGCCGCGCATGATGCTGCGGACCACGTGCGGCTCGACACCCCAGCGTTCCGCGTGGCTGAGGAACTCGCGCGCGAGACCGGTCATTCTGGCACGCCGATCTCGATTGAGGTTCCAGCCCCCGCGAAGAGCAGACACTTCATGGCAGGTGGCCTCACGTAGCGGCGTCTGACCGGACTTAATACTTCCCTCGGGATCGGAATCCTTGAGTGCGGCAGCAACCGTGGCGAGATGCCCATGCGAGTGTCGTGCAACAATTGCGATGAGTGCGGGCGCACCTCCATTCAGGCGCAGAGCTTCATCGGTGATACTGACCCGATGGGGTGGTCGATATTGACAACAAGCCGATCAGGGAGCCGGAGGAGCGGCGCGCTCTCAGCACCCAAGAGCGCCAGATCAACTGGCGGAGGACCGGTGAACAAAGGCGCGACACGAGCCACTCCTTGAAGGAGTTGATGGGCGTGGTTCTGCAGCGAGAGTAGTTCCGGAAGTTCGTCTCGGAAGACGGCTGAGATGAGATCGGCGGTGCTGCCATAGGCGACGCCGGCCTGACGCATCCAGCTTGGGTCATGTTGAATACCCTCACTACGGCACGTCCCGTCGTTCGGAGTAGCCGAAGCGCCGCCGATTGAACGTCGTCCAGCCTCTGCCTGGCGATCGAGGCCAGGTAGACGGGCGAGCCAAGTCGTATTAGTTGATCAAGAGAGATCGGTTCCCAGCCGTTGGCTGCGGCTCGCTCGAATGCCGGGAGTCTCCGAAAGATTGAGTCCCACCTTGCCGCGGCCTCCGCGAACGCGGGGCCGCGAGGCACTTCGAAGCCAAAGATTGGCCACACCTCTGCTCGGTCCATTTGGAGAGGTCGCCGCGGGCGACGGCGTGCTCGAGGGTGTCGGACAGAGCCAAGAGGATACTAGGATGGCACTCCTGCAAGTATGCCTTTACTTCGGCTTCAAACTCTCCGCCAATGAAGCCTTCACGATTCAGTTTCGGCTTGAAGTGCTTGGGGTCTACGTCGATAGAGCCCTGAATCCCCCATAGACCCGGTGCGTCGAACTCCTGCACAAACACACCTCGGTAGAGCACGGCCACTTCAGATACTCCGGTCATCTGGCCCCATGCCACGGGGTCGCTGACCGGACCGAGATGTGTTCTTTCTACCCAGTCTGGCATCGGAAGCGGTAGCGACCGACCCCGAGCCTCAGCGCCGCCTTGCGGAAGAAGCCTTCCCTCTGGCTCTACGCGCGCGACTACGGAAGGGGCGTCGCGACACCAGTGAGCGTACCTCTCTACGAGCAGCTCAAACGTTGCCCGGTCTCGAAGTGAAAGTACGATCTTTGTCCCACGAGGCAGCGTGGTCGACGGTAGTTGTTCTGCGGAGCCTCCCGCAAGCAGGCTTCGCGTGAACCTAAGCGAGATCGGCTCGGTTTCGCCGTCGTAGGTCTCAAGAACGAAGGCGTCGGCAGCCATGAAGTAGCTGATGACGCCGATCCCAAACTCGCCGATGGGCTTTGTTCCGGCTTCCAGCGCGGCCGAACTGGCGCCAATTCTGGCGAACAGCTCAGCGACTGCGTCCTTATCCATCCCGACGCCGTTGTCGTGGACCGATAAGGTGAGTGCATTACTATCGAAGACTACGTCGATGGAGGGCTCAAAGCTCAGATCGGTCGCTGATCGGCGGTGGTCGCATCGAGCGCGTTGAGGACCGCTTCCTCAGTGCCGCGCTTGGATCAGAGTAGAAGCGATCGCCAGTGAGGTTGAGAATCCGCTCTTGATCCAGTGAGAATCCGGGTGGCCAGGAAGCGAGAGACATGCGTGTGGCTCTTGGAGGGGGACCAGTGCGCCTGAATCTAACCTCGAGCGCGCTTAACGTGTCCAAGACTGACCTCGCGTCGAATGCACCGCCAGCGTCTGGATGGGCCGTCCCTCGCAGCATCGCCATGGCTGCCCCGAACTGCCGTCCCACCGCCGCCTCCACCCCCTCATCCCCCGTCCACCCCCGCACACCCCGGCATCCGGAACGCCCCGATCCGCGTGGAATAGCTCTCCGCGTCCCGCCGGTAGTAATCCCCCACGTACCAGATGGTGCAGTCGTCCAGCGGGTCCACGGCCGTCTGCGTGTAGTCCTCCCAGCGCAGGGTGTTGGTCTGCGACCCCTCGCCCTCCACCAGGACGGTCTCGGGCAGGCCGAGCTCGCCCAGGGGATCGTCCACCGCCCGGCCGGCGAAGCGCTGCCCGGGGTAGTGCGGGGTGCCGCCGAACGAGTAGCCGATGCCGATGTTGCCGAAGCGGTCGATCGCGGGGCTGGCCATCCAGCGGTAGGACGTGTCCGGCGCGAAGGTGCCCTGCTGCCGGAGGGCGAGCATGCGGTCGCTCCCACGTCCAGCTCGTACCAGCGCACGCCGCCCGAGCCCGCCCGCGTGGCCACCGAGTGGACGGCCACCACGCTCTCCCGGTCCCCCAGGTGCCGGTAGACCACGCGGGCCATGAGCTTGTCCCCCTGCGCGTCCAGGTGGCGGTCCGTGCCCGGCTGGCGCACGCAGGAGGTGAGCTGCCCGTCACACAGGAAGTGGTAGGGCGCCACGGACACCTTGGTGGGGCCCTCCAGACGGGTGCGGGAGGGGTCCTCCCAGTCCACGTGGAAGTTCCAGGCGTAGAGGCCGTCGTCGTCGAAGTCTCCCCGGAGCTGCATGCCGCCCGAGGCCAGCACCGGGTTGGGCGCGCCCTCCGGCGGGAGCGTGTGCCCGTCCAGGTCCGCGTTGTTGAGGAAGGCCACGTCGGCGATCACCAGGCACTGCTCGGTGGCCGGCTCGCCCCGCAGCATGCGCGCACGGTCGGCCACGCAGGCGTGCTTCTCGATCACGTCGTCCCCGGTGCTGGTGGGCACGTACCAGCCGTCCGGCCAGACCGCCGGCCGCGGATAGTCGGGGAAGAGGGGCCGCAGGAACTCGTAGCGGTACCAGGCGCCCAGCGGGTCCGGTGTGGCGCTCACCGCGTAGCACATGGCGTAGGGGCCCTCCTCCTCGGGCGGCCGCGCCTGCGGCTGCGCGGGGGCCGGGATCGGCTCGGGCGGCACGTACAAGGGCACGGCGGGCCCCGGCTGGTCCGCGACGCCCGGAGGGCTCAGGTACACGGTGGGACCGGGCGTCCAGACGGGAGGCTGGTCCGGTCGCGCGGGCCCGCGCCGGAAGAGGGCAGGACCAGCAGCCAGCGCTCGGCGAGCTGGTCGTAGCGCACCACCGCGTCCCCCGAGAGGATCTGCTCACAGAGCCCGCCCTGGCCGCGGAAGACGATGTTGGTGGGCACCGCGCCGTGAGCACGGTGCCGCTCCGGTCGAAGACCGCCATGCGCGAGTTGACCGTCTGGACGATGTGCTCGGGCCCCACCGCCAGGCTGTTGTCCGACGGGCTGCGGCCGGTCCAGCCCCTCTGGGTCCGTCGAACCCGACACCCAGGCCGTCGAAGCTCGTCACCAAGACGGGGCGGGGCCGGTCCCCTGGCGGGTCTGCTCCACGGCGGCGGCCGGGTCGGGCGCGGGCTCGGTGCCGGAGCAGGCGAGGGTGGGCACCGCGCAGGCGAGGAGCAGGAGGGTGGGGAGGGGGCGCATGGCGGGGCGGACCGGGGCGGTGGGGATGGGACCGGTGGGAGTATTCAGGTGGGGAGGGGGGAGGACAACCGGGGACGCTGTCGGCCCCGCTGGCCCGCGCGGCGCCGCCGCGGGTCTCATACGACCCGGCGATAGACACCCACGCATGGTATTCTGTGACGTCGCCACCGCTGGAGGATCCGATGAGCAAGAACACCAGCATCACCCTGAGTGATCATTTCGAAGGCTTCATCCGGCGCCAGGTCGACGCGGGCCGGTACGGATCCGCGAGCGAGGTCGTGCGTGCCAGCCTACGCCTCCTCGAGGAGCAGGAAGAGCGACGGGAGGCGTTGCGCGCTGCGTTGATCCGCGGCGAGGAAAGCGGAGATGCTGGACCGCTCGATATGGAGAAGATCAAGCGCGATGCGCGCGCGCGAGCCGGAGGTCCCTCGCGCGAATGAAGCGAGCGCTCACGAGCACCCGGGCGGCCGAAGCCGACCTGATCGAGATATGGCTCTACACCTGCGAGCACTGGAGTCCCGAGCAGGCCGATCGGTACCTGGACGAGTTGGCGGACACGATCGAGGCGCTGCGGCTCGATCCCAGGCGTGGGAAGGACCGCAGCGAGCTCCGCGCCGGATACCGCTCTTGGCGGACGGGGCGCCATCTGATCTTCTATACGTTTACCGATGTGGAGCTGAGGATTCAGCGCGTGCTGCATGAGGTGATGGATGCCGGCCGCCACCTCGACGGCTGACGGGCGTCCGCTACGATCCTTGGGAGACGGCGCGGCCGGGCGACTGGGAACGCTACGTGCCCCGTCTTGCGCTTGTCGCGATACTCGCAAGCTTGAGGCGCGCATAGGCGCAACGATCGGAACCATAGACGCAAGACTCAACGCTTGCGAGTGAGCAGGAAGGGAGTGGAGTCCCGTCCGAGCGTCATCCCCAGGTCCGCAACACCCGC harbors:
- a CDS encoding GNAT family N-acetyltransferase; this translates as MASLPEVRPSPRPRGAAPCCGTPPGGTYPDAPPTCPPPAGAADGSAFESAFALIGWSKPRALFDRYLAEQAVGLRWTCVAEVNDAPTGYLTVAWRSADPELAARAIPEIVDLNVLPQHRRKGLGSSLLDAAEAEVAERGAWIGLRVGLHRGYGAAQRLYVRRGYVPDGQGALYDGLPVPEGGTTVLDDDAALRMVKHLAPGTASGYVRALRAAWGSRLLLLPAVAVVLHDPEGRLLLVQDRASGTWSLPAGGIEPGEDAESAARRELREETQLEAEHLELVGALGGPGFRHTYPNGDRVEYALFVYRARVSSVVAHPDEVEIERCAWFGREQSPPLRFPYPEELLWA
- a CDS encoding OmpA family protein; its protein translation is MRHVRRAHTRIPVRARCAQVLRSLPGAVLLALSAQAVEAQAALSGFAGSTLMGTYTSEFDRLAYARALTRSPSVEYAEGGLTSRIFQRPEARSNLEILRSYERELVAGGFTVHLATALNTPMSWQLKLLYDPPHTSTGERRYAKPNGSGAVGALDVAFVTGSADHYLLASRNADGAERWVAVLLSRSRPYYMVEEVTVDAMETGTVVLDLEAMRSGIERAGKIAVYDIHFATGSAEIEPRSAAALEVIATFLRETTDGFYIVGHTDDTGSLSTNLTLSEARAAAVKTALVRDHGVDAARLETRGVGPLSPVSTNRDESGRALNRRVEVVQRLR
- a CDS encoding pyridoxamine 5'-phosphate oxidase family protein; the protein is MKTTTPTEKKIDELYELIDDMETALLTTRRPDGMLVTRPMATQERGPLADLWFVTSIETHKIDELEQDPNVSLGYYDDGTKEWVSVSGIATISQDRAKIRELHQPDWKAWFADEGGNRDGGPDDPRLALILVEAESVHYMKAKHSRPVALFEIAKGIVTGTQPDLGREERLSGRELG
- a CDS encoding ATP-binding protein, coding for MSKSEVSPFTPGQPAPVELFTGRASQVESLSDLARAAAQGKFKVAFLTGERGIGKSSIAAFVRRLAEQRLHLLTLQVFLGGSSNETEAVRRILDRLAKSGVGASWFEKIKSLFGNQIEEVGLFGVQVGFAPDSAKLQKLTDGFDIALRTLVRRLEGERDGLFIVLDDINGLASSESFAHWLKSLVDGIATSGEPLPLFLLLVGLEDRRRELLSAQPSLARVFELVAIDPWDDDEASAFLKKAFDSVGISIEDRALEVLTRYTGGLPVLAHEIGDAAYRFDDDSVIDSDDAYQAVLAAADVVGRKHVEPHVMEAIRSKRYRTILKKIPAKGLGREFKRSDLLDHLETEEVKVADNFLRKMRDLSVLEQMPSEGAGWYRFTSELHFLYFLVESIRSQLTQSE
- a CDS encoding ATP-binding protein, with translation MSFEPSIDVVFDSNALTLSVHDNGVGMDKDAVAELFARIGASSAALEAGTKPIGEFGIGVISYFMAADAFVLETYDGETEPISLRFTRSLLAGGSAEQLPSTTLPRGTKIVLSLRDRATFELLVERYAHWCRDAPSVVARVEPEGRLLPQGGAEARGRSLPLPMPDWVERTHLGPVSDPVAWGQMTGVSEVAVLYRGVFVQEFDAPGLWGIQGSIDVDPKHFKPKLNREGFIGGEFEAEVKAYLQECHPSILLALSDTLEHAVARGDLSKWTEQRCGQSLASKCLAAPRSRRPRQGGTQSFGDSRHSSEPQPTAGNRSLLIN
- a CDS encoding type II toxin-antitoxin system ParD family antitoxin; its protein translation is MSKNTSITLSDHFEGFIRRQVDAGRYGSASEVVRASLRLLEEQEERREALRAALIRGEESGDAGPLDMEKIKRDARARAGGPSRE
- a CDS encoding type II toxin-antitoxin system RelE/ParE family toxin, giving the protein MKRALTSTRAAEADLIEIWLYTCEHWSPEQADRYLDELADTIEALRLDPRRGKDRSELRAGYRSWRTGRHLIFYTFTDVELRIQRVLHEVMDAGRHLDG